CCTGCTGCACGTCATCGCCCAGGTGAAGTCGCAGGCGGCAGAGGCGCGACTGACCGCCGAGGCGATGGAGGAGCTGGCCAACACCGACGCCCTGACCGGCATCGCCAACCGCCGGCAGCTGCACCAGGTGCTGGAGGAGTGGGTGGGCGCCGCGGCGGCCGACACCAACCTCGCCGTCGTCCTGATCGACCTCGACCACTTCAAGCGGGTCAACGACCGCCACGGGCACGAGACGGGCGATGCGGTGCTGCGCCGGGTCGCCCGCACGCTCGTCGATGTTGCGCGTCCGGGAGACCTCGTCGGTCGTTGGGGCGGTGAGGAGTTCCTCGTGATCGCCCCGGCGACGACCAAGGACGAAGCAGTCGTGCTCGCCGAGGCCTGTCGCGTGGCCCTGTCGGCCACGACCGCCCCAGCGGTGGGACGGATCACCGCGAGCTTCGGTGTCGCGGTCCACCTCGACGACGACACCGCATGGACGTTGCTTCGTCGGGCCGACGACGCCCTGTACCAAGCCAAGGCGCAGGGTCGTGACCGGGTGGAGATCGAGGTGGCCGAGGGACGGGAGCTGCGCACCTCCGGCGTGGCCTGACACTCGAGGCAGGCACACTGGTCCGTGTGATCTCGTGGCCCCGCACCGTTGTCGTCGTGTCGCTGGTCGGTGTGCTCCTCGGCGGGTGCGGGATCGGTGGCGGGGTGCAGGAGGTCCGCCTCGAGCGGCTGGCCGACGAGCAGGATGCATGGGACGGGCGTGACGTCCGCACCCGCGGCATCGTGAGGATGGCCGAGCAGCCCCTGCACTACTGGATCGAGGACGACGTCCCGAACCGGGTCGAGATCCAGCCCGCCGACGCCGTGGAGGACCATGTGGGACGGCAGGTGATCGTCGAGGGAACCTTCCGCTTCCGCGACGACGAGGGTCGCCGGATCACCGTCGGCACCGTCGAGGTCGTCACCCCGGACAGCTGACTCGGGCAGGTCAGGTCCAGTCCAGGGCCGACCGACGGTTCCAGTAGGCCGCCGGGTCCTCCGGGGTGACGGTCGGCAGGTCGTCGGGGTCCACCTCGACCGCGCCGACGTTGGATCGCAGGTGGGCCTCCGTGGCCGCCCCGGACAGCACCACGTCGACGAACGGCTGGGCCAGGACGGCGGCGATCGCCAGCGCATCGCTCGACGCCGGTCCCCTGAGCGCGTGGTCGCCGCGGGCGGTCAGCCGACCGTTGGCCAGCGCCTCCTTGACGATCACTCCCCACCCGGCGTCGTGGGCCTCCGCCAGGGCTGGGCCGGCGGAGGGCTCGAGGACGTTCCACGTTGCCTGCACACAGCGGAAGGGGCTGCCGGGGATCGCCAGGGCCCGGCGGATCGTGTCGGCCTGACCGGGACCGGAGACCGACAGGCCGACCGTGACCGGTTCGGCTCGCAGGGCGTCGAGCACCGCCTCGTCCTCGAGGATCCCCGAGTCCAGCGTCGCGGAGTGCACCTGGTACAGGCCCAACCGATCGCCCAGCAGCGCGTCGGTCTCGGCCCGCTGCCGCTCGAACGTCGCCAGCGAGTGGTCCTTCACTTCGTGCACGTCGGCCTCGACCTGCCAGTCGGCGGTGTAGGTGTAGCCCCACTTCGACCCGATCGTCACGGGCGCCGACGGCGACCAGTCCGACAGGAACGCCTCGGCGCGCCCGTACGAGCGGGCCGCATCGACGTAGGTGATGCCCAGCGCGACGGCGAGGTCGAGGACGCGGTGTGCCCTGCGGCGCATGCCCTCCACGGAGCGGTCCTCGCCGACGTCGTCGGCGTGACCCACGTTGATGTAGCCAGGGCGTCCCAGCGCCGCCAGGCCGAGCCCGATTCGGCCGATCGTGGGGCCGCCGCGGCCGAGGGTCGTCGTGGGCAACCGGTCGGTGTTCGTCATGCGGCGGACCCTACGACGCGAGGGCCCGACCGACGCGGGGGCGGACGCCGGTAGGCTGCCGCGCCGTGAGCCGACACCCGCTTCTCCCTGCCAGCGCGGCGCCATGACGAGCCGTCCGCTGCAGGGCCGGCTGGTGCGCGAGGACGAACCCGGGGCGGAGGAGATCCTGCGGTTGGTCGGGGTGGTCGGGGACCGGCTGCAGGCCCGGTTCCCCGAGATCAACGACACGATGAACCTTGCCATCGAGGACGCCATCGACGTGCTCGACGACCCCGAGATCCTCGACTCGATGCACGCAAGCGTCGAGGGCAACGTCGTCACCATCCTCCACCTGCTGCGCCAGGGCATCCCGCTGGAGCACGCCCAGCCGATCACGGCGGCCACCGACTACGCCCGGCGAACCGCCCAGCAGGGGGTGCCGTCCGCCGCCCTCCGCCGGGCGTACCACATCGGCTCTGACGACCTGCTCAACCACATGTTCGAGGAGATCCAGCAGCTCGACGCCGAAGCCGACGTCAAGCTGCGGCTCCTCCACCACCTCGCCGGGTGGATGCACCAGTACGTCGACTGGATCACCGCAGTCGTGCTCGAGGTCCACGAGGAGGAACGGCGCCACGTCCTCCAGCGCCGCGCGAGCGTCGTCTCCGGGCTCGTCCAGCGGGTCCTCGACGGCCGACCGGTCCCCCCTGCCGACTTCCTGAACCGCACCGGCTACCGCCTGTCGCAGGTCCACATCGCTGCAGTCGCCTGGCTGGCAGGGGCCAACCAGGGCACCGACCGGACCGCCGACCTGACGGAGGTCGGGCACCGGCTGGCCGGGCTGCTCGACAGCCACGGCGCGCCGCTGCTGGTGCCGGTCGACCGCAACGCGGTGCGGATCTGGATCGGTCTGGGGCAGCGGTCCGACCCCGTCGACATGGCCGACCTGCGTCGGCGGCTCGACGTCGACGCCGACGTCAGGGTGGCGCTCGGCACCCCGCTCGACGGACCGGATGGCTTCCGCCGCAGCCTCGAGCAGGCCGAGGTGGTCAAGGTCGTCCCGACGGTGGCAAGCACGTCGGTGACGCGAGCCGTCGGCTGGGCCGAGGACGGCATGACCACGGTTGCTCGGCTCGCCCACGACCTCGGCGGGACGCGACGCTGGGTCCGCGAGGTGCTCGGACCGTTGGCGGAGGACACCGAGGGCGCCGAGCGATTGCGCGAGACCGTCCGGGTGCACCTCCGGAACGGCGGCAGCTACGTGCGGACCGGCGAGGTGCTGCTGCTGCATCGCAACACCGTCAAGTACCGGATCCAGCAGGTCGAGGCGATGCGTGGCCGACCGCTCGAGGACGGCCGGCTGGACCTCGAGCTCGCGTTGCA
The nucleotide sequence above comes from Euzebya pacifica. Encoded proteins:
- a CDS encoding aldo/keto reductase, coding for MTNTDRLPTTTLGRGGPTIGRIGLGLAALGRPGYINVGHADDVGEDRSVEGMRRRAHRVLDLAVALGITYVDAARSYGRAEAFLSDWSPSAPVTIGSKWGYTYTADWQVEADVHEVKDHSLATFERQRAETDALLGDRLGLYQVHSATLDSGILEDEAVLDALRAEPVTVGLSVSGPGQADTIRRALAIPGSPFRCVQATWNVLEPSAGPALAEAHDAGWGVIVKEALANGRLTARGDHALRGPASSDALAIAAVLAQPFVDVVLSGAATEAHLRSNVGAVEVDPDDLPTVTPEDPAAYWNRRSALDWT
- a CDS encoding PucR family transcriptional regulator, whose translation is MTSRPLQGRLVREDEPGAEEILRLVGVVGDRLQARFPEINDTMNLAIEDAIDVLDDPEILDSMHASVEGNVVTILHLLRQGIPLEHAQPITAATDYARRTAQQGVPSAALRRAYHIGSDDLLNHMFEEIQQLDAEADVKLRLLHHLAGWMHQYVDWITAVVLEVHEEERRHVLQRRASVVSGLVQRVLDGRPVPPADFLNRTGYRLSQVHIAAVAWLAGANQGTDRTADLTEVGHRLAGLLDSHGAPLLVPVDRNAVRIWIGLGQRSDPVDMADLRRRLDVDADVRVALGTPLDGPDGFRRSLEQAEVVKVVPTVASTSVTRAVGWAEDGMTTVARLAHDLGGTRRWVREVLGPLAEDTEGAERLRETVRVHLRNGGSYVRTGEVLLLHRNTVKYRIQQVEAMRGRPLEDGRLDLELALHAWHLLGSVVLVGGGHTR
- a CDS encoding GGDEF domain-containing protein, which codes for MGIPILLTVWWTHRADDPFLALAYPLSAASQVVVVVGLLRGSMGVRTAERVVLAGIVVTYLGGLGVGVVTAPDLASVDEQLTLSALLTVNLMPMLAYVTFDTARALQVSLAIVGAYIGIVGIRLVPEALSGRLGGEATDYLSQMIFLLAAVGLLHVIAQVKSQAAEARLTAEAMEELANTDALTGIANRRQLHQVLEEWVGAAAADTNLAVVLIDLDHFKRVNDRHGHETGDAVLRRVARTLVDVARPGDLVGRWGGEEFLVIAPATTKDEAVVLAEACRVALSATTAPAVGRITASFGVAVHLDDDTAWTLLRRADDALYQAKAQGRDRVEIEVAEGRELRTSGVA